The Montipora foliosa isolate CH-2021 chromosome 1, ASM3666993v2, whole genome shotgun sequence genome has a window encoding:
- the LOC138010881 gene encoding uncharacterized protein: protein MRPILSATGTYNYALAKWLDEKLKPLSINRFTITDTFAFATEMKETKLNEEDILVSFDVSSLFTNVPLDETITILAKKAFTENWFNETYDLNIKESDLVTLLQLATKDQLFQFEGNLYQQIDGVAMGSPLGPLMANAFLCSLEEKLERDNKLPNLYRRYVDDTITAMPDVAGAESFLSTLNECHPSISFTMELASNNKLPFLGMEITKNGCQLSTSVYRKPTNTGLLLHFHSHVDRRYKTSLLRTMVDRAYRLSSTKELFELECKELRSIFSKLKYPNELVDSTILSFIKSKLSNVSSPPPVVPVEQPVQILLPFKDQKSADVLRKQLNNLSNRIGTPLQPIYTSRKLASVGSPER from the exons ATGCGTCCTATACTATCAGCCACGGGTACTTATAACTATGCACTTGCCAAATGGCTTGATGAGAAGTTAAAACCACTTTCTATCAACCGCTTTACCATCACTGACACATTTGCGTTTGCCacagaaatgaaagaaacgAAGTTGAATGAAGAAGATATCCTTGTGTCGTTTGATGTCTCGTCTTTATTTACCAACGTTCCTCTAGATGAGACAATCACAATTCTTGCCAAGAAAGCGTTTACCGAAAACTGGTTTAATGAAACCTACGACCTGAATATCAAGGAGTCTGACCTAGTTACACTTCTACAACTCGCAACAAAGGACCAGCTATTCCAATTTGAAGGCAATCTATACCAACAAATAGACGGTGTGGCAATGGGTTCTCCGTTGGGTCCTCTTATGGCTAATGCCTTTTTGTGTTCACTTGAAGAAAAGCTGGAGAGGGATAACAAGCTACCCAACCTATACAGAAGATATGTAGATGACACGATAACTGCCATGCCGGATGTAGCTGGAGCTGAGTCTTTTCTCTCTACGCTTAATGAATGTCATCCCTCGATCAGCTTCACGATGGAGTTAGCGAGTAACAACAAATTACCGTTTCTTGGAATGGAGATAACAAAGAATGGCTGCCAACTGAGTACCAgtgtttacagaaaacctacAAATACTGGCTTacttcttcattttcacagtCACGTTGATCGTAGATACAAAACCTCGCTTTTGAGAACAATGGTAGACCGTGCATACCGTCTGTCATCAACAAAAGAACTTTTTGAGCTTGAATGTAAAGAACTTAGATCAATTTTTTCCAAGCTGAAGTATCCGAACGAGCTAGTCGATTCTACAATCTTATCTTTCATTAAATCCAAGCTATCGAATGTTTCGAGTCCACCCCCTGTTGTGCCAGTTGAACAACCCGTGCAAATACTGCTGCCGTTCAAAGACCAAAAGTCTGCTGACGTCTTaagaaaacaactaaacaaccttagcaacagaatcggaacacctctacagcccatctatactagtcgtaaactgg CTTCGGTTGGAAGCCCAGAAAGGTAA